The following nucleotide sequence is from Aquarana catesbeiana isolate 2022-GZ linkage group LG08, ASM4218655v1, whole genome shotgun sequence.
tggtaatatagtgtgtgtgtgtgtatatatatatatatacatatatatatataaatttttttttttttggatagaggagTGCTAGAACGCCTATCAAGtttttactgttgtctgtgttcccactgggcacatttatctcacttcctgttcctggcagcaggaaaacaggaagtgaggaaaagtaCCCACCAGGAACACAGACTACATTAAAAATACTTATTTAGTAGAGAAGGAAATGGTTAACAGACCCCCAGGAATTTTTTGTTGTCTGTGGCCCTAATAAAAGGGGTTTGCCTTTCCTTCCTTTACTAAAAATTGATGCCACCTTAAAAGGAAAGTCATAGGAAATTGCAGACAGAGACAGTAGCAAAACAATTTTTCTGATGCCAAAATCATGACAGCATACATGTGATATACTGTTGCTCCACTCCTAACTCTACCCATAGGACCTGGTTAAATCCACAAGAAGGAAAGCTAGAGCAACCTCCCCATCTCTAAGCCTTTAAATTTGGGGCAGTGCATGCAAAATGTCTATGGagaccatctgcaaagcagcaggCTGGTTACTGCAGTGCCCTGCCTCAGGCACTACAGGGAAGGTCCAGGGGCTTTCTTCGTCAGAGGACTTCAACGGAAAGGCGGTCCAGGCTTCCATGTCTGTTGAAGTAAAGTTTTATTATACATTCTAGCCCTCCCTGTTTAGCTTGTTCTTTATCACATGTATGCTggcgtcaggaaaactgaaaattgtatcaaatacttaccgtgatTTTCCTTTcttgacgccaatccatggcagcatatgaacCCTCCATTTTTTGATCTTGCTATTTTTTACGGAGAATGGGGAGGTAGCTCTAGATTTCcttttatagatttaaacaggTTCTGTGGGTGGAGATAGGGGTGGAGCTATGTCACATGTATGTTGGCAtagattggcgtcaggaaaggaaaattatgataagtatttgatacaaattCCTTTTCTTTGTACAGTGGGTAAAGGTTAGAATTCTTGGGTTTTATTGCCTCTTGGTGACCCCattaaccctcacttcctgttctggagtcaccagaacaggaagtgaggggaaaagctGCTCAAAGGGTATAATGGAATCAATATAAACCTAGTAGTAGTTTTAACCTTTTCCCACTCAACCTAATTTATTCAACCTATCAAAGatgtataaaaaattgcatttagGAAAAAAAGTTCTTTCAATTTTTAATTCTGTTTTTGTCATGGAATACAAGGTGAGAGATGAGATAGTCTCTCCGTGAAAAACGTTTTCCGCACTGGGAACAGGCATACGGGCATTCCCCAGTGTGTGTCCTCTCATGTAAAACAAGTGTCCCCTTCTGGGCAAAACATTTGCCACACTCGGAacatgaatatggcttctcccccgtgtgaaccTTTTCATGTCTAATAAGAGTCGACTTCTGAGTAAACCGTTCACCGCATTCAGAGCACGAATAGGGCTTCACCCCCGTGTGAGTCCTCTGGTGCGCAAACAGATTCCCTGTCCGGTTAAACCTTTTGCCGCATTCTGAGCAGGAAAAAGGCTTCTCCGACGTGTGGGTCCTCTCATGGATGATGAGGTAAGAGCGTTCTGTAAATGAATTCCCACATTCCAAACAAGAATATGGCCTCTGGCCCGTGTGAACTTTCTTGTGTCTATTAAGAGCTGAGATGCGcggaaaacacttcccgcactcggagcaggaatacggcttttcccctgtgtggatTTTCAGGTGCCTGACGAGTTGGTCTTTCCAGGAAAAACATTTGCCGCATTCAGGGCAAGAATACGGTTTCTCCATGGTGTGCGTTTTCTTATGTGAGATGAGGGTTTCTCTCTCTGTAAAACATTCACCGCAGTCAGGACAGGAGAGCGGATTCACGATTGGGTGGGTCGTCTGGTGACGGACAAGTTGGACCTTCCAAGCAAAAGATTTCCCACATTCGGAGCAGGGGAAGGGCTTCTCTCCCGAGTGAGTCCTTTGATGGGATATAAGATTTCCCTTTCTGTTAAACAGTTTCCCACATACGGAACAACAATAGGTCTTCCCCTCTGGGAGAGTTGGATTTGGTGAGGTATGTTCTCCTTTCCTGGTAAAACATTTGCCAGGCTTAGAACTCTGGAAGGGTTCTCTCCTTCCACGAGGTGTATGGTTGGAGATGGAACGGGAGTGTTTAGGAAAACTAAGAGCAAGTGTAGCGGGATCACTTGATGGACCTTTGCTAAGAAGTGCTTGATGGACTTTTGGAGTAATGGGGTCTTCTTCTGAAGAACTAGAGCTAACATCATCTTCTATGTCATCATCTTCTATGTTGTCATCAAACACCATGGGACGCTTTCTATACATTCTATATCGTCCATCTGGTGAAAATTAGAAACAAAGACTGTTAATGTTGGACAACTAAACATAGACAAGACCCTTTGTCCTGGGACAGCAGGACCAGGAATGAAGGGAACACTTACTactaggattattattattattattatacaggatttatttagagCCAAGAGTTTGTGCAtcgctttacaacgtgagggcagacagtacagttacaatacaattcaatacaggaggaatcagagggccctgctcattagagcttacaacctaagagGGAGGTtcaagtaaaacaaaaaaggtaataactgtgggggggtgaccTGATGGAGATAGGAATACACAGTAAGTAACGATGATCTAGCAAGTTCTAactctttttcattttatttgcaGAAAAGTGTTCTGTTGCAGTCTGTCCTCTCTAGAGGAAACAGCACAGGAcgccaactaagtgcagtatatagGAAAACACTTTATGAAAAATAATAAGTGGTAACTGACAAGGTGCATAAGGATAAGAGCATATCATCCACCCAGTGCAATTAGCTGTTGAGCCACAGTGTGTCTTCAGAAGCCAGGAAGCAGATGCTACTGTCAGATGTGTAGGACACCAGAAACGAAACAGGAAATCCTGGAGCCACCCTGGAGCGCATGGACTGCACAAGACTGGAAGTGCCATCAGATCTGGAAGGGCCACGACGTGGGGAGCATGGCTCCATGTTTTTGAGTGTAACTGCTCCTTTTTTAAGGGTCAAGAGGTGGTCACGCTCCCCAAGTTCCAGACCTCCCAGGCGTGACGGCACTTACAGTCTTGTGCAGTCCATGCACTCCAGGGTGGCCCAAGGATTTCTGGTTTTGTTTTTGGTGTCCAACACATCTCCTGACAGAGGCATTTGCTTCCTGGCTTCTGAAGACACACTGAGGCTCAACGGTTAATGACATACTCTTATCCTCATGCACCTTGTGAGTtgcccagggccactgataaggcagtacaaccgatTCTGTtgctatgccccagttgaagtctgtTTTGGACGAAACACGTCGGATCCGCTACGCTTGCTCCCCATATTGCTCTTTTGATTctattttacattttattc
It contains:
- the LOC141106525 gene encoding uncharacterized protein — translated: MMENRPPLTSPDGSRNRNPPERCPHPLYSRDSTQEHQEILQEDEGLNIVKVEYEEDVSDEDLFKEENIPPEISTDTRANQSDVKSEEEEEEHAAIKEEEIPLEISTDGSSNRNPPERCPRPLYSRDSTLEDQEIPQEDQDENLITIKVKEEAEELYVKGDELCKKKIPTEIGTDGRYRMYRKRPMVFDDNIEDDDIEDDVSSSSSEEDPITPKVHQALLSKGPSSDPATLALSFPKHSRSISNHTPRGRREPFQSSKPGKCFTRKGEHTSPNPTLPEGKTYCCSVCGKLFNRKGNLISHQRTHSGEKPFPCSECGKSFAWKVQLVRHQTTHPIVNPLSCPDCGECFTERETLISHKKTHTMEKPYSCPECGKCFSWKDQLVRHLKIHTGEKPYSCSECGKCFPRISALNRHKKVHTGQRPYSCLECGNSFTERSYLIIHERTHTSEKPFSCSECGKRFNRTGNLFAHQRTHTGVKPYSCSECGERFTQKSTLIRHEKVHTGEKPYSCSECGKCFAQKGTLVLHERTHTGECPYACSQCGKRFSRRDYLISHLVFHDKNRIKN